Proteins encoded in a region of the Pseudomonas shahriarae genome:
- a CDS encoding FGGY-family carbohydrate kinase — protein sequence MKYVIGVDIGTQSTKALLVDGEGRIIAQHSQGYRVDTPKVRWAEQWPQVWLDAVEACVAGCMGKAGVVKEQVKALCISSLYGGSGIAVDAQIKPLHPCLIWMDRRAGEQVAWVREQVDLERLFAVTGNSLDSYYGFTKMLWLKQHQPDVWANTRYLLPPNSYINYCLTGEVAVDHSSAGNIGGVYDVAARGWSVEMLAALDIPLAMMPDRLLYSGEVVGGLLPEWARRLGLAPGMPVLAGGVDAAMATLAAGVTRPGNHVAMIGTSMCWGYLNQQVDARHGLVSMPHVYNGQQDLYIFGGAITAGASVSWFREQFCQAEEQQAQATGQDSLWLLEQRARAIPAGSEGLLFLPYLMGERSPVWDDQASGSFVGLNLYHSRIHLYRAVLEGVSFALRHNIEAGMRGAHSLDPRLIVVGGASHSDLWMQIIADVTRYPVYTIVQEVEAALGAALLAAHTVGLVDKAQMDKGWVQLQLRAEPGAENVQAYDRAFADYLKLYPALKPIMHSLQMS from the coding sequence ATGAAATACGTGATTGGCGTGGACATTGGCACCCAAAGCACCAAGGCGCTGTTGGTGGATGGTGAGGGTCGGATCATTGCCCAGCACAGCCAGGGCTATCGCGTGGACACGCCAAAAGTGCGCTGGGCCGAGCAGTGGCCGCAGGTCTGGCTGGACGCGGTGGAGGCCTGTGTGGCCGGGTGCATGGGCAAGGCCGGGGTCGTCAAAGAGCAGGTCAAGGCGCTGTGCATCAGCAGCCTGTACGGCGGCTCGGGGATAGCCGTGGATGCGCAGATCAAGCCGCTGCACCCATGCCTGATCTGGATGGACCGCCGCGCCGGCGAGCAGGTGGCCTGGGTCCGCGAGCAGGTTGACCTGGAGCGCCTGTTCGCGGTCACCGGCAACTCCCTGGACAGCTACTACGGCTTCACCAAGATGCTCTGGCTCAAGCAGCACCAGCCCGACGTCTGGGCCAACACCCGCTACCTGCTGCCGCCCAACAGCTATATCAATTACTGCCTGACCGGTGAGGTGGCGGTGGATCACAGCAGCGCCGGCAATATCGGCGGGGTCTATGATGTGGCCGCGCGCGGCTGGTCCGTCGAGATGCTGGCGGCGCTGGATATCCCGTTGGCAATGATGCCCGACCGCTTGCTGTATTCGGGCGAAGTGGTGGGCGGTTTGCTGCCGGAATGGGCCCGGCGCCTGGGCCTGGCGCCGGGCATGCCGGTGCTGGCCGGTGGCGTCGATGCGGCGATGGCGACCCTGGCGGCCGGCGTCACCCGGCCGGGCAACCACGTGGCGATGATCGGCACCAGCATGTGCTGGGGCTACCTCAACCAGCAGGTGGATGCCCGCCATGGTCTGGTGAGCATGCCCCATGTCTATAACGGCCAGCAGGACCTGTACATCTTTGGCGGCGCGATTACTGCCGGTGCCTCGGTAAGCTGGTTTCGCGAGCAGTTCTGCCAGGCCGAGGAGCAACAGGCCCAGGCCACCGGCCAAGACAGCCTGTGGCTGCTGGAACAGCGCGCGCGCGCGATCCCGGCGGGCAGTGAAGGGCTGTTGTTTTTGCCCTACCTGATGGGCGAGCGCAGCCCGGTGTGGGATGACCAGGCCAGCGGCAGCTTTGTCGGCCTGAACCTGTATCACAGCCGTATCCACCTGTACCGCGCGGTGCTCGAAGGTGTGAGTTTTGCCCTGCGGCACAATATCGAGGCGGGCATGCGCGGTGCCCATTCCCTGGACCCACGGTTAATCGTGGTGGGCGGCGCGAGCCATTCGGATTTGTGGATGCAGATTATCGCGGATGTCACCCGCTACCCGGTGTACACCATCGTCCAGGAAGTGGAGGCGGCGCTGGGCGCAGCGTTGTTGGCGGCGCACACGGTGGGGCTGGTGGATAAGGCGCAAATGGACAAAGGCTGGGTGCAGTTGCAGCTGCGGGCCGAGCCTGGGGCTGAAAATGTGCAGGCGTACGACCGCGCTTTTGCCGACTACCTGAAGCTGTATCCGGCACTCAAACCGATCATGCATAGCCTGCAAATGAGTTAA
- a CDS encoding alcohol dehydrogenase catalytic domain-containing protein — MEKHSQMQAVVCHGPKDYRLERISKPLARPNELVIRIAACGICASDCKCHSGAAMFWGGDNPWVKAPVVPGHEFFGYVEQVGEGAEEHFEVKVGDKVIAEQIVPCGKCRFCKSGKYWMCEVHNIFGFQREVAEGGMAQYMRIPKTAIVHKIPESVSLEDSALIEPMACAIHTVNRGDLQLDDVVVIAGAGTLGLCMVQVAALKTPKKLVVIDMVDERLELAKKYGADVVINPSRDNARAIINGLTDNYGCDVYIETTGVPAGVTQGLDLIRKLGRFVEFSVFGAETSADWSIIGDRKELDVRGAHLGPYCYPVAIDLFERGLVTSKGIVTHDFPLDNWAEAFDLANSVKSIKVLLKPGQ; from the coding sequence ATGGAAAAGCACAGCCAAATGCAAGCCGTCGTCTGCCACGGCCCGAAAGACTACCGCCTGGAGCGCATCAGCAAACCCCTGGCGCGGCCCAATGAACTGGTGATCCGCATTGCCGCCTGCGGGATCTGCGCCAGTGACTGCAAATGCCACTCGGGCGCGGCGATGTTCTGGGGTGGCGACAACCCGTGGGTCAAGGCGCCGGTGGTGCCGGGGCACGAGTTTTTCGGTTACGTGGAGCAAGTGGGCGAGGGCGCCGAGGAGCACTTTGAGGTCAAGGTCGGCGACAAGGTCATCGCCGAGCAGATCGTGCCCTGTGGCAAGTGCCGCTTCTGCAAGTCCGGCAAGTACTGGATGTGCGAAGTGCACAACATTTTCGGCTTCCAGCGCGAAGTGGCCGAAGGCGGCATGGCCCAGTACATGCGCATCCCCAAGACCGCCATCGTGCACAAGATTCCCGAGTCGGTGTCCCTGGAGGATTCGGCGTTGATCGAGCCGATGGCCTGCGCGATCCATACGGTCAACCGTGGCGACCTACAACTCGATGACGTGGTGGTGATTGCCGGTGCCGGCACCCTGGGCCTGTGCATGGTCCAGGTGGCTGCGCTGAAGACCCCGAAAAAGCTGGTGGTGATCGACATGGTCGACGAGCGCCTGGAGCTGGCGAAAAAATACGGCGCCGATGTGGTGATCAACCCGTCCCGTGACAACGCCCGCGCGATTATCAATGGCCTGACCGACAACTACGGCTGCGACGTGTATATCGAGACCACTGGCGTGCCGGCCGGCGTGACCCAGGGCCTGGATTTAATCCGCAAGCTGGGGCGGTTTGTCGAGTTCAGCGTGTTCGGCGCCGAGACCAGTGCCGACTGGTCAATCATCGGTGACCGCAAGGAACTGGACGTACGCGGCGCACACCTGGGGCCGTATTGCTACCCGGTGGCCATCGACCTGTTCGAGCGCGGCCTGGTGACGTCCAAGGGCATCGTCACCCACGACTTCCCCCTGGATAACTGGGCCGAAGCGTTCGACCTGGCCAACTCGGTGAAGTCGATCAAGGTGCTGCTCAAGCCGGGGCAATAA
- a CDS encoding ABC transporter permease: MQQGAQVNTSINRAGTQGLRLNLARLVRSPAFYPFIGLLVVTAVMIVASDNFLTASNLSNIGRQVSINAIIAVGMTCVILTGGIDLSVGPVMALSGTLTAGLMVAGLPPGLAIGAGLLIGVAFGIGNGLFVAYLHMPPIIVTLATMGIARGFGLMYTDGYPISGLPEWFGFFGRQSLLGIQVPILIMLVTYLVAYVLLQHTRIGRYIYAIGGNEEAVRLSGVRAARFKLLVYGISGLTAAIAGLVLTSRLMSGQPNAGIGFELDAIAAVVLGGASIAGGRGVIVGTLLGAMLLGVLNNGLNMLGVSPYVQSVIKGAIILLAIFISRQRHK, translated from the coding sequence ATGCAACAGGGGGCTCAAGTGAATACGTCCATTAACCGCGCAGGTACCCAGGGGTTACGGCTGAACCTGGCACGACTGGTGCGCTCGCCGGCGTTCTATCCGTTTATCGGGCTGCTGGTGGTCACGGCGGTGATGATCGTGGCCAGCGACAACTTCCTCACCGCCAGCAACCTGTCCAATATCGGCCGCCAGGTGTCGATCAACGCGATCATCGCGGTGGGCATGACCTGCGTGATCCTCACCGGTGGTATCGACTTGTCGGTGGGGCCGGTGATGGCCTTGTCCGGCACCCTGACCGCCGGGCTGATGGTCGCGGGCCTGCCGCCGGGCCTGGCGATTGGCGCGGGCCTGTTGATCGGCGTGGCCTTTGGTATCGGTAACGGGCTGTTCGTGGCGTACCTGCATATGCCGCCGATCATCGTCACCCTGGCGACCATGGGCATCGCCCGGGGTTTCGGCCTGATGTACACCGATGGCTATCCGATTTCCGGGCTGCCGGAGTGGTTTGGTTTCTTTGGCCGCCAAAGCCTGCTGGGCATCCAGGTGCCGATCCTGATCATGCTGGTCACCTACCTGGTGGCCTACGTGCTGCTGCAACACACACGCATCGGCCGCTACATCTACGCCATCGGTGGCAACGAAGAGGCGGTGCGCCTGTCCGGGGTGCGCGCGGCGCGCTTCAAGTTGCTGGTGTATGGCATCAGCGGCCTGACCGCAGCGATTGCCGGGCTGGTGTTGACCTCGCGCCTGATGAGTGGCCAACCCAACGCCGGCATCGGTTTCGAGCTGGATGCGATTGCCGCGGTGGTCCTGGGCGGCGCCTCGATTGCCGGTGGGCGCGGGGTGATTGTCGGCACCTTGCTCGGCGCCATGCTGTTGGGCGTGTTGAACAACGGCCTGAACATGCTCGGGGTCTCGCCCTATGTGCAGAGCGTGATCAAGGGCGCAATTATTCTGCTGGCGATCTTTATCAGCCGTCAGCGCCACAAGTAA
- a CDS encoding sugar ABC transporter ATP-binding protein translates to MSSLLQLENICKRYPGVQALKSINLQVERGEIHALLGENGAGKSTLMKILGGVEHQDEGRILIDGQARHFATYRDAIAAGIGIVFQEFSLIPDLTAVENIFLGHELNNRFGLLRKRDMHEASQALFQRLGVSIDLQCPVRRLSVAEQQFVEIAKALALEARLLVLDEPTATLTPSEAELLFEIMRELKRQGVAVIFISHHLEEIFQVCDRISVLRDGGNAGVTDVADSDIDRLVEMMVGRKLECSFPAKPTAARGPLLLEVRDIQLQRNGPHNQFHLHQGEILGFAGLVGSGRTELALGMMGALPSVTKDVWLRGAKISLDDPAQALAHGIGLLPESRKSEGLITDFSIRENISINNLHKYQGASGLIDKGKECASVEALMQQLSIKAPSGESRVFNLSGGNQQKVVIARWINHHCDVLVFDEPTRGIDVGAKAQIYALMRKLTEQGYAIIMISSELPEIIGMCDRVAVFHKGAIVKVLEASAVNPQEVMRHATGGSSEYVH, encoded by the coding sequence ATGAGCAGTCTTTTGCAACTGGAAAATATCTGTAAGCGCTACCCCGGGGTGCAAGCCCTCAAGTCCATCAACCTGCAAGTGGAACGCGGCGAGATTCATGCCTTGCTCGGGGAAAATGGCGCGGGCAAATCGACCCTGATGAAAATCCTCGGCGGCGTCGAGCACCAGGATGAAGGGCGCATTCTGATTGACGGGCAGGCCCGACACTTTGCGACGTATCGCGATGCGATTGCCGCCGGTATCGGCATTGTCTTCCAGGAGTTCAGCCTGATTCCCGACCTCACGGCCGTGGAGAATATTTTCCTCGGCCATGAGCTGAACAACCGCTTCGGCCTGCTGCGCAAGCGCGATATGCATGAGGCGTCCCAGGCATTGTTTCAGCGCCTGGGGGTGAGCATCGACCTGCAATGCCCGGTGCGGCGCCTGAGCGTGGCCGAGCAGCAGTTTGTCGAAATCGCCAAGGCCCTGGCCCTGGAGGCGCGGCTGCTGGTGCTCGATGAACCCACCGCGACCCTGACGCCGAGCGAGGCCGAACTGCTGTTCGAGATCATGCGCGAACTCAAGCGCCAGGGTGTGGCGGTGATTTTTATCTCGCACCATCTGGAGGAGATCTTCCAGGTTTGCGACCGCATCAGCGTGTTGCGCGACGGCGGCAATGCTGGCGTCACCGACGTGGCCGACAGCGATATTGACCGCCTGGTGGAGATGATGGTGGGCCGCAAGCTGGAATGCAGTTTTCCCGCCAAACCCACCGCCGCGCGCGGGCCGCTGCTGCTGGAGGTCAGGGATATCCAGTTGCAGCGCAATGGCCCCCACAACCAGTTCCACCTGCACCAGGGCGAAATCCTCGGCTTTGCCGGGCTGGTCGGTTCGGGCCGTACCGAGCTGGCACTGGGGATGATGGGCGCACTGCCGTCGGTGACCAAGGATGTGTGGTTGCGCGGCGCCAAAATCAGCCTCGACGACCCGGCCCAGGCGTTGGCCCACGGCATCGGCCTGTTGCCGGAAAGTCGCAAGAGCGAAGGCCTGATCACCGATTTCAGCATTCGCGAAAACATCTCCATCAACAACCTGCACAAGTACCAGGGCGCCAGCGGCCTGATCGACAAGGGCAAGGAGTGCGCCAGCGTCGAAGCGTTGATGCAGCAACTGTCGATCAAGGCGCCGAGTGGCGAAAGCCGGGTGTTCAACCTGAGCGGCGGCAACCAGCAGAAAGTGGTGATTGCTCGTTGGATCAACCATCACTGCGATGTGCTGGTGTTCGATGAACCAACCCGTGGCATCGACGTCGGCGCCAAGGCACAGATCTACGCGCTGATGCGCAAGCTCACCGAGCAAGGCTACGCAATCATCATGATTTCCTCCGAACTGCCGGAAATCATCGGCATGTGCGACCGCGTCGCCGTGTTCCACAAGGGCGCCATCGTCAAGGTACTGGAAGCGTCCGCCGTCAACCCACAAGAGGTCATGCGCCATGCAACAGGGGGCTCAAGTGAATACGTCCATTAA
- a CDS encoding substrate-binding domain-containing protein — protein MKMLRKTLCLLALSISTVALADTKPAPMRIGASFQEINNPYFVTMKDALQEAAATIGAQLIITDARHDVSKQVSDVEDMLQKGIDILLINPTDSVGVQSAVKSAHAAGVVVVAVDAQAEGPLDSFVGSKNFDAGFQACEYLAKSIGDQGNIAILDGIAVVPILERVRGCKEAVAKHPQIKIVSIQNGKQERDQALSVTENMLQAQPTLKGIFSVNDNGSLGALSAIEASGMDVKLVSVDGAPEAIKAILKPGSKFIATSAQYPRDQIRLALGIALAKKWGSHVPASIPVDIALIDQAKAKDFSW, from the coding sequence ATGAAAATGCTTCGCAAAACCCTGTGTTTGTTGGCTTTAAGCATCTCCACCGTCGCCCTGGCCGACACCAAGCCTGCCCCCATGCGCATCGGCGCTTCCTTCCAGGAAATCAACAACCCGTACTTCGTCACCATGAAAGACGCCCTGCAAGAAGCGGCGGCGACCATCGGTGCGCAATTGATCATCACCGATGCCCGCCACGACGTGTCCAAGCAGGTCAGTGACGTGGAAGACATGCTGCAAAAGGGCATCGACATCCTGCTGATCAACCCCACGGATTCGGTCGGCGTACAGTCCGCCGTCAAATCGGCCCACGCCGCGGGTGTGGTGGTGGTTGCAGTGGATGCCCAGGCCGAGGGGCCGCTGGATTCCTTCGTTGGCTCGAAAAACTTCGACGCCGGCTTCCAGGCCTGTGAATACCTGGCCAAGAGCATCGGCGACCAAGGCAATATCGCGATCCTCGACGGCATCGCCGTGGTACCGATCCTCGAGCGCGTGCGCGGTTGCAAGGAAGCCGTGGCCAAGCACCCGCAGATCAAGATCGTCAGCATCCAGAACGGCAAGCAGGAACGTGACCAGGCGCTGAGCGTGACCGAAAACATGCTCCAGGCCCAACCCACCCTCAAGGGCATTTTCAGCGTCAATGACAACGGCTCCCTCGGCGCACTGTCGGCCATCGAGGCCAGCGGCATGGACGTCAAGCTGGTCAGCGTCGATGGCGCACCGGAAGCGATCAAGGCCATCCTCAAGCCAGGCAGCAAGTTTATTGCCACCTCGGCGCAGTACCCCCGCGACCAGATCCGCCTGGCCCTGGGCATCGCCCTGGCGAAGAAGTGGGGCTCCCATGTCCCCGCCAGTATCCCGGTGGACATCGCCCTGATCGACCAGGCCAAGGCCAAGGATTTCAGCTGGTAA
- a CDS encoding sterol desaturase family protein: MTHPTEAFRERYRAAVHPRYNPWLHAGFVMLYGLSCILLAWGSTQHIQAWEWLTIPLTLVFFNLCIYLVHRHLGHHKHAVAKLFYARHTGDHHSFFTPGHMTYDSPRDWRVILFPAWLIVLHSLAITLPAWWLLKQLNPNVAGLFAGCMILGYLLYETFHACEHLPPDHPLARLPWIRHMHQLHALHHRRELMQGRNFNIVLPLMDYLFGTLHWEPVTPPSKAPRDTP; the protein is encoded by the coding sequence ATGACCCATCCCACCGAGGCCTTTCGCGAACGCTACCGTGCCGCTGTCCACCCACGCTATAACCCGTGGCTGCATGCCGGTTTTGTAATGCTCTACGGTTTGTCCTGCATCCTCCTGGCCTGGGGCAGCACCCAGCACATTCAGGCCTGGGAATGGCTGACCATCCCCCTGACCCTGGTGTTCTTCAACCTGTGCATCTACCTCGTCCACCGCCACCTGGGCCATCACAAACACGCTGTCGCCAAGCTGTTCTATGCACGCCACACCGGCGATCACCACAGTTTTTTCACCCCTGGCCATATGACCTATGACAGCCCCAGGGACTGGCGGGTGATCCTGTTTCCCGCCTGGCTGATCGTTCTCCACAGCCTGGCCATCACCCTCCCCGCCTGGTGGCTGCTCAAGCAGTTAAACCCCAACGTGGCGGGGCTGTTCGCCGGGTGTATGATCCTCGGTTACCTGCTCTACGAAACCTTCCATGCCTGTGAACACCTGCCCCCCGACCATCCCCTGGCACGCCTGCCGTGGATCCGGCACATGCACCAGCTCCACGCGTTGCACCACCGCCGTGAGTTGATGCAAGGGCGCAACTTCAACATTGTGCTGCCGCTGATGGACTATCTGTTCGGCACGTTGCACTGGGAGCCGGTCACGCCCCCCTCCAAAGCCCCTCGGGACACACCATGA
- a CDS encoding SMP-30/gluconolactonase/LRE family protein, protein MNQKIRHLLLLVLIVVVAFLLLMPTQVQPVNWTPPKAPSLKDGPYSENQRLKDVQRIGALGIDGPEALLVDAEGFLITGLHDGRIIRTAPDSQTLEVLAHTGGRPLGLAQHPDGRLIIADGIKGLLALDDQGKLASLTTSANGLPFGFTDDVTVDAAGRYAYFSDASSRWGYGQDGEAVIEHGGDGRLLRYDFSNGQTEVLLDQLQFANGVALGPDEAYVLVNETGAYRISRYWLKGDKAGTHDLFIDNLPGLPDNLTFNGRDRFWVALYSPRNPLLDGLAGYPAVRKMVVRALLVLPKPVERKAFVLGLDVHGQVIANLQDGSAGNYSPVTTAREHGDWLYLGSLKNTSMARLPLKLAL, encoded by the coding sequence ATGAATCAAAAAATCCGTCACTTGCTGCTCCTGGTATTGATCGTCGTCGTGGCCTTCCTGCTGCTGATGCCCACCCAGGTGCAACCGGTCAACTGGACACCACCCAAGGCACCCTCGCTGAAGGATGGGCCCTACAGCGAAAACCAGCGCCTGAAGGACGTCCAGCGTATCGGTGCCCTGGGCATCGACGGGCCTGAAGCGTTGCTGGTGGATGCCGAGGGTTTTCTGATCACCGGCCTGCATGACGGGCGGATCATCCGCACCGCACCCGACAGCCAGACCCTGGAGGTGCTGGCCCATACCGGGGGGCGGCCGCTGGGCCTGGCGCAACACCCGGACGGGCGGCTGATCATTGCCGACGGGATCAAAGGCCTGCTGGCACTGGACGACCAGGGCAAACTGGCCAGCCTGACGACCAGCGCCAATGGCCTGCCCTTCGGCTTTACCGATGATGTGACGGTGGATGCGGCCGGGCGCTACGCCTACTTCAGCGACGCGTCGAGCCGCTGGGGCTATGGCCAGGATGGTGAGGCGGTGATCGAGCATGGTGGCGATGGCCGCTTGTTGCGCTATGACTTCAGCAACGGCCAGACCGAGGTGTTGCTCGATCAACTGCAATTTGCCAACGGCGTGGCGCTGGGGCCGGATGAGGCCTATGTGCTGGTCAATGAGACCGGGGCCTATCGCATCAGTCGCTATTGGCTCAAGGGCGACAAGGCGGGCACCCATGACCTGTTTATCGACAACCTGCCAGGGTTGCCGGACAACCTCACCTTCAACGGCCGGGATCGGTTCTGGGTAGCCCTGTATTCACCACGTAACCCGCTGCTTGATGGCTTGGCCGGTTACCCGGCGGTCCGCAAGATGGTGGTACGTGCGCTGCTGGTGCTGCCCAAGCCCGTGGAGCGCAAAGCCTTTGTGCTGGGGTTGGACGTGCATGGCCAGGTGATCGCTAATTTGCAGGATGGCAGTGCCGGCAACTATTCGCCGGTGACCACGGCGCGCGAGCATGGCGACTGGCTGTACCTGGGCTCGCTGAAGAACACCAGCATGGCCCGCTTGCCACTGAAACTGGCGCTGTAG
- a CDS encoding histidine phosphatase family protein yields the protein MVDINCPDEGRAKTFKQLWLRFVALIALCLVVMGAMLWPTTPPNLGIDNRLVTSGALAAWRSGDLIVLVRHEERCDRSGNPCLGPADGLSRPGGVSAVAVGSAFNALGMSHSDVVSSPTTRTVQTSRLMFGDAQILPDRLTLCGTALAHDLPVRKRPGRNLLLVTHSECIGDLERVLGYPHADGAEYGSSLFVQINAHGKLKVLGVLNSQDWPTVLGHL from the coding sequence GTGGTTGACATAAATTGCCCGGATGAGGGCCGGGCGAAAACCTTCAAGCAGTTATGGCTGCGTTTCGTTGCGCTCATCGCCCTGTGCCTGGTGGTGATGGGCGCAATGCTCTGGCCAACCACGCCGCCGAACCTGGGAATCGACAATCGCCTGGTCACTTCGGGGGCCTTGGCGGCCTGGCGCAGTGGCGACCTGATCGTGCTGGTACGCCATGAAGAACGCTGCGACCGCTCTGGCAACCCCTGCCTGGGCCCTGCGGATGGCTTGAGCCGCCCCGGCGGTGTCTCGGCCGTCGCCGTGGGTAGCGCGTTCAACGCCCTGGGCATGTCCCACAGCGATGTGGTGAGCAGCCCTACCACGCGTACCGTGCAAACCTCACGACTCATGTTCGGCGATGCCCAGATATTGCCCGACCGCTTGACCTTATGTGGCACGGCCCTCGCCCACGATCTGCCGGTACGCAAACGCCCTGGGCGCAACCTGTTGCTGGTCACCCACAGCGAATGCATCGGTGACCTGGAGCGGGTGCTGGGTTACCCCCACGCCGATGGCGCCGAATATGGCAGCTCACTGTTCGTTCAAATCAATGCGCATGGCAAGCTCAAGGTGCTGGGTGTACTGAATAGCCAGGACTGGCCTACCGTCCTTGGACACCTTTAG
- a CDS encoding M10 family metallopeptidase C-terminal domain-containing protein — MSVPKAQPGDAGRHTLIHELGHAMGLTHPGNYNGILDRSKIDSHEDSQSHSVMSYRGECTTYANHGGFRASAPQLDDIYAYQSKYGVNHQTRKDDTTYGFNSNTGRDFLSVNTKHDKMVAAIWDGGGNDTLDFSGYSQDQKISLEEGTFSDVDGLKGNVSIAYGATIENAKGGTGNDWLVGNAANNELRGGDGNDSSATAPDRIQDFVSGEDKVDVSGIRAQLGDKPLQFVSRFTGVSGEAIVAYDRQSNMSTLQISGKPNQPAFVLEVQGELQRSDIVS; from the coding sequence ATGTCCGTGCCCAAAGCCCAGCCTGGTGATGCCGGTCGCCATACGCTCATCCATGAACTGGGCCACGCAATGGGGCTTACGCACCCCGGCAACTACAACGGCATTCTCGATCGTTCGAAGATCGACTCCCATGAAGACTCTCAAAGCCATAGCGTCATGAGCTATCGGGGCGAATGCACGACCTATGCCAATCATGGGGGCTTTCGGGCATCGGCTCCCCAGCTCGACGATATTTACGCTTACCAATCCAAATATGGCGTCAATCACCAGACCCGCAAAGACGACACCACGTATGGCTTCAATTCCAATACCGGTCGTGACTTCCTGAGCGTCAATACCAAGCACGACAAAATGGTCGCCGCCATTTGGGACGGTGGCGGCAATGACACGCTTGACTTCTCGGGCTACAGCCAAGACCAGAAAATCAGTCTTGAAGAGGGTACGTTTTCCGATGTGGATGGCCTAAAAGGCAACGTTTCCATTGCTTATGGCGCCACTATCGAGAATGCCAAGGGTGGGACAGGCAACGATTGGCTGGTGGGCAACGCCGCGAATAACGAACTGCGCGGTGGCGATGGCAACGACTCCAGCGCCACGGCACCGGACCGGATCCAGGACTTTGTCAGCGGCGAGGACAAGGTTGACGTGTCAGGTATCAGGGCGCAGCTGGGTGATAAACCGTTGCAGTTTGTCAGCCGTTTTACCGGGGTGAGCGGTGAAGCCATCGTCGCCTATGACCGACAGTCGAACATGAGCACGTTGCAGATTTCGGGAAAACCCAACCAGCCGGCCTTTGTCCTGGAGGTGCAGGGAGAACTGCAGCGCAGCGATATCGTGAGCTGA
- a CDS encoding Lrp/AsnC family transcriptional regulator → MPSSLDRTDKALLNALQGNARLTVAELAERVSLTTSPCWRRVKNLEDSGVISGYQAILSPKALGYGVTAFVSIMMDTHSKEIARAFEQRLLDIPEIVACHNVSGRYDFLLEVVARDLESFGEFAREVLQTLPCVKEIYSSFSYKSVRPLRVIPLPG, encoded by the coding sequence ATGCCCAGCAGCCTGGACCGTACCGACAAAGCCCTGCTCAACGCCCTGCAAGGCAACGCTCGCCTGACCGTCGCCGAACTGGCCGAGCGCGTGTCCCTGACCACCTCGCCCTGCTGGCGAAGGGTCAAGAACCTGGAAGACAGCGGCGTGATCAGCGGCTACCAGGCGATCCTCTCGCCCAAAGCCCTGGGCTACGGGGTTACGGCCTTCGTCAGCATCATGATGGATACCCATTCCAAGGAAATCGCCCGGGCGTTTGAACAGCGGTTGCTGGACATCCCGGAAATCGTCGCCTGCCATAACGTGTCCGGCCGCTATGATTTTTTACTGGAAGTGGTGGCCAGGGACCTGGAGTCCTTCGGCGAATTTGCCCGTGAGGTGTTGCAGACATTGCCGTGTGTGAAGGAAATCTACTCGAGCTTTTCCTACAAGTCGGTCAGGCCGTTGCGGGTGATTCCGTTGCCGGGATGA